Part of the Sporosarcina sp. FSL K6-2383 genome is shown below.
AGTTCTGTTGGGTGCATATAAACACCTCCATCCTATTTGTCATTGTATAGTATCTACTATGATACCATTCAGTGAGAATCCACACGTTCCCCTACTTTCAGCACAAGTACATCGATCGAATCTTAATGTGCATACAAAAACGGAGTACCTTGTCTTGTGGGCACCCCATTTTTCTATGTTGTTCATTATTGAACATTTATAACTGCTTCTTCTGCAAGTTCTTTTTAAAAGTCTTCTCATGCTCGAGGAGCCATTCCTTCCTCCACAAGCCGCCCGCATAACCCGTTAACTTTCCGTCTGCACCGATAATTCGATGACAAGGAATGACGATACTTAATTTATTTTTACCATTGGCAGTTCCTACTGCTCTGACGGCTTTTTCATTGTTAATGGAAACAGCAATATCCTTATAAGACCCTGTATTAGCATAAGAAATTGTTGTCAAAGCATTCCACACCGTTTTTTGAAATTCAGTACCCTCGAAGTGATAGGGGAATGTAAATACATGACGCTTCCCTTTAAAATATTCATCCAGTTGATTAAAGCATTCTACTACAGCGTCGGTGGTCTCATCACTTATTACATTGATAATTTCGTCTCGTTCAACGAATAAGATTGAACTAACTGCTTCCTTTGACCCCACTATTTCTATTATGCCGATTGGCGATTTGTAATCTAATTTATGCATATAAAGACCTCCAGAGATAAAAGGTAGCATACGCCTGCCAACCTTTCCAATTAATCGCAACTTCTTTCATTTCTTCAATTGTTGGTTTTCGCTCAAGTCCTAATTGTAGCTTTAACGCATTTTGAAGACCGACATCTGCTATTGGAAAGGCAGACGGATTGTGTAAGCATTTCATCATCACATAATCTGCCGTCCATGCGCCTACTCCTCGTACTGCCATTAGAGATTTTTGCACTTGCTGATTCGTTTGCTCCTGTAGCAACATTTCTTTTGTTAATTGACCAGCCTCCATCATTTTAGCTACTCCAATCACATATTCAGCCTTTCTAACAGTAAATTGTAATATTCTTAGTTCCTCTACCTCTAGTATGGCTATTCTTTCATACGTTGGGTATAGCCAAAAAGTATCACCTTCAAAAGTAAGACATTCTCCGAAGCTTTCGACAAAGCGTTTTTTTAATTTGTAGGCAAATGTTAAATTGATTTGTTGCCCCATGATTGCCCATGTCAATGCTTCGAATAAATCTGGGATACCCATCATCCGTAACCCATAATATTTCTTGTAAACCTGCTGCAATACCTTATCTTGGTTGGCTACTTTATAAAAACAGCTCAAGTCTTGATCCAAATCAAACCATTCCCATATATATGCCGCTACTTGTTCATGGACGTCTTTAGACGATGAAACAATTGGGAATTCAACATGAATGACTTGTTGAACGAATCCTATTTTACAAAGAAT
Proteins encoded:
- a CDS encoding methylated-DNA--[protein]-cysteine S-methyltransferase — protein: MHKLDYKSPIGIIEIVGSKEAVSSILFVERDEIINVISDETTDAVVECFNQLDEYFKGKRHVFTFPYHFEGTEFQKTVWNALTTISYANTGSYKDIAVSINNEKAVRAVGTANGKNKLSIVIPCHRIIGADGKLTGYAGGLWRKEWLLEHEKTFKKNLQKKQL
- a CDS encoding DNA-3-methyladenine glycosylase; amino-acid sequence: MRWGNHGSYIEIHPPKEFNFEECLVFLGRSNEEVLHQIKDGLLYKLIKVNQELILCKIGFVQQVIHVEFPIVSSSKDVHEQVAAYIWEWFDLDQDLSCFYKVANQDKVLQQVYKKYYGLRMMGIPDLFEALTWAIMGQQINLTFAYKLKKRFVESFGECLTFEGDTFWLYPTYERIAILEVEELRILQFTVRKAEYVIGVAKMMEAGQLTKEMLLQEQTNQQVQKSLMAVRGVGAWTADYVMMKCLHNPSAFPIADVGLQNALKLQLGLERKPTIEEMKEVAINWKGWQAYATFYLWRSLYA